The Methanoregula boonei 6A8 genome has a window encoding:
- a CDS encoding glycosyltransferase, with product MAHVLVSPLNWGLGHATRDIPVIRTLLDHGHEVTIAACGNALAVLRQEFPGLPSIEYPDYPIPFSSGRLFIPRFCAGLPSIFAAVSREHATLESILTKEHYDLVISDNRLGVFSSKVPSIFVTHQLHYHLPLLYWPAELLAIPANMFLHEQYARIIVPDNPPGPLSLAGKLSRPQTDVARDRAFFSGILSGTRQMACTQDLDYLVIISGPEPQRTILERIILAHMGELEGHGIVLLGNPQGKPVPVRHGNWTCISYVPTSVKTELMNRAKCVICRSGYTTLMELAELGKTQALLIPTPGQTEQEYLSWYYREKGWFYSEDQEHLDLAEDVAVAKKFPGFPALPKTRENTKRLYAELLAGYLE from the coding sequence ATGGCGCACGTGCTGGTATCACCACTGAACTGGGGCCTTGGCCATGCCACGCGCGACATTCCCGTGATCCGGACCCTGCTTGATCACGGCCACGAGGTCACCATAGCCGCATGCGGCAACGCCCTTGCCGTGCTCCGGCAGGAATTTCCCGGATTGCCCTCTATCGAGTACCCGGATTACCCGATACCGTTCAGCTCCGGCCGGCTGTTTATCCCCCGGTTCTGTGCCGGTCTTCCCTCCATTTTTGCAGCAGTATCACGCGAACACGCAACCCTTGAGTCGATTCTTACTAAGGAGCATTACGATCTGGTCATCAGCGACAACCGGCTGGGCGTATTTTCATCAAAAGTTCCCTCGATCTTTGTCACCCACCAGCTCCATTATCACCTGCCGCTCCTGTACTGGCCGGCGGAACTCCTTGCGATCCCGGCCAACATGTTCCTCCACGAACAGTACGCCCGTATCATTGTACCGGATAACCCCCCCGGACCTCTGTCCCTGGCAGGCAAGCTCTCCCGGCCCCAGACCGATGTGGCAAGAGATCGTGCCTTCTTCTCGGGTATTCTCTCTGGCACCCGGCAGATGGCCTGTACGCAGGATCTCGACTACCTAGTTATCATCTCCGGGCCGGAGCCCCAGCGGACCATCCTTGAGCGAATCATCCTTGCCCATATGGGCGAACTTGAGGGTCACGGTATCGTACTGCTCGGAAACCCGCAAGGAAAACCGGTCCCGGTCCGGCACGGGAACTGGACCTGCATTTCCTATGTCCCGACCAGCGTGAAGACCGAACTGATGAACCGGGCAAAATGCGTGATCTGCCGCTCAGGGTATACGACATTAATGGAACTTGCCGAACTGGGAAAGACGCAGGCACTCCTGATCCCGACACCCGGCCAGACAGAGCAGGAGTATCTCTCCTGGTACTACCGCGAGAAAGGCTGGTTCTATTCGGAAGATCAGGAACACCTGGACCTTGCCGAAGATGTTGCAGTGGCAAAAAAATTCCCGGGGTTTCCGGCACTGCCAAAGACCCGGGAGAACACAAAACGGCTCTATGCCGAACTTCTGGCAGGGTATCTTGAATGA
- a CDS encoding M48 family metallopeptidase translates to MPGISPARILRSRRRTVSLEITTEGELVVRAPLRAPETWILALIEEKRDWIERKIADMQNRPSPKKRHFATGDEFLFLGKMYTLVVLAESDAAVTLGDHLYIGERRLPECRDLLIAWYVEKAKEILPARVAGIAAILDYVPKKIRISDARRRWASCSSTGTLSFSWRLVLAPPEVIDYVVVHELVHLRQPDHSERFWKKVQDAMPEYAEHRRWLRENERMLAL, encoded by the coding sequence ATGCCCGGCATCTCTCCCGCCCGGATCCTCCGCTCCCGCCGCAGGACCGTTTCCCTGGAAATCACAACTGAAGGGGAGCTCGTAGTACGTGCCCCACTCCGGGCACCGGAAACCTGGATCCTGGCTCTCATTGAGGAAAAAAGGGATTGGATTGAGAGAAAAATCGCTGATATGCAGAACCGCCCGTCACCGAAAAAGAGGCACTTTGCCACTGGGGATGAATTCCTGTTCCTCGGAAAGATGTACACGCTTGTGGTGCTTGCCGAAAGCGATGCGGCAGTTACCCTGGGTGACCACCTGTATATTGGCGAGCGGAGATTGCCGGAATGCCGCGATCTTCTCATTGCGTGGTACGTTGAAAAGGCAAAAGAGATCCTGCCTGCACGGGTTGCCGGCATCGCCGCAATCCTCGATTATGTTCCAAAAAAGATCCGGATATCCGATGCAAGGCGGCGCTGGGCCTCGTGCAGCAGCACCGGGACCCTCTCGTTCTCCTGGCGCCTGGTCCTTGCTCCCCCCGAGGTTATCGATTACGTGGTAGTCCATGAGCTTGTGCACCTGCGCCAGCCGGATCATTCGGAAAGGTTCTGGAAAAAAGTCCAGGATGCCATGCCGGAGTACGCGGAGCACCGGCGCTGGTTGCGCGAAAACGAGCGAATGCTTGCGCTCTGA
- a CDS encoding response regulator yields MSKGTILLVEDDDIIAKVVGWRLEKLGYSLCGRASSGTEALDLLERNVPDLILMDINIKGEINGIETTKMIKKRIHIPVIYLTSHSDDVTLARAKETYPEGFISKPFNDNDLKVAIELALNSSTLR; encoded by the coding sequence ATGTCAAAGGGAACGATACTTCTGGTAGAGGACGATGATATTATCGCAAAGGTCGTTGGCTGGCGTCTGGAAAAACTAGGGTACAGCCTCTGCGGACGCGCCTCTTCCGGTACCGAAGCCCTGGACCTGCTTGAGCGGAACGTTCCTGACCTCATCCTCATGGATATCAACATCAAGGGAGAGATCAACGGGATCGAGACCACAAAGATGATCAAGAAAAGGATTCACATCCCCGTTATTTACCTCACATCCCATTCGGATGACGTTACCCTTGCCCGGGCCAAGGAGACCTACCCGGAAGGATTTATCTCAAAGCCCTTCAATGACAATGACCTGAAAGTGGCAATCGAACTGGCTCTCAACAGCAGCACGCTCAGATAA
- a CDS encoding flavodoxin family protein has translation MTALVAYYSRKGRTEKVAHAIAENLGAELVRITPPGQVNLAIGVMEAMMVMKSAIKSCRTDLTGIDTLVIVTPVWAGKIPPFVSMYLYQVSPGEGKKFAVFTERGRHGSDHPIRLVRHVLEGKGMNFVASGVTIESDVDSGEYLSLVRKFTREVLGQ, from the coding sequence ATGACGGCACTTGTCGCGTATTATTCCCGGAAAGGCCGCACGGAAAAAGTGGCACATGCCATAGCCGAAAATCTTGGCGCCGAACTGGTCCGGATCACGCCTCCCGGACAGGTAAATCTCGCTATAGGGGTAATGGAGGCAATGATGGTGATGAAATCGGCGATCAAATCCTGCCGGACCGATCTCACCGGTATCGACACTCTTGTTATTGTAACACCGGTCTGGGCCGGGAAGATTCCACCGTTTGTCTCAATGTATTTGTATCAGGTGAGCCCTGGTGAGGGAAAGAAATTTGCGGTATTTACTGAGCGTGGCAGACATGGATCGGATCACCCCATCAGGCTTGTCCGACACGTGCTGGAAGGAAAAGGGATGAACTTTGTTGCTTCGGGTGTGACCATTGAATCCGATGTGGACAGCGGAGAGTACCTATCCCTCGTTCGAAAATTTACCCGGGAGGTTCTGGGGCAGTAA
- the pth2 gene encoding peptidyl-tRNA hydrolase Pth2: MAPEPVFRYKQCLIVRNDIKMSCGKKCAQAAHASIGAFESADKTLRKAWQAEGQKKVVLRADSERALFEIKVVAERSGISTSLIQDAGMTEIPPGTITALGLGPARTEDLDKITGSLSLL; this comes from the coding sequence ATGGCACCCGAGCCCGTGTTCAGGTACAAGCAGTGCCTGATTGTGCGAAACGATATCAAGATGAGCTGCGGCAAGAAATGCGCACAGGCAGCGCATGCCTCCATCGGGGCGTTTGAGAGCGCGGACAAAACGCTCCGCAAGGCCTGGCAGGCAGAGGGGCAAAAAAAGGTAGTGCTCCGGGCTGATTCTGAGCGGGCGCTTTTTGAGATTAAGGTAGTTGCTGAGCGTTCGGGGATCTCCACATCGCTTATCCAGGATGCCGGTATGACCGAGATCCCGCCCGGCACGATTACCGCCCTTGGCCTTGGGCCGGCAAGGACTGAAGATTTGGACAAGATCACCGGCTCGCTTTCGCTCCTATGA
- the truD gene encoding tRNA pseudouridine(13) synthase TruD, with the protein MRESPYPLERELGMQFYATDTPGTGGTLRTVPDDFIVDEIPLEKKGSPSGPYLICRLTKTSWELQHAVKEIAKRLNISHRRIGWAGTKDRNARTTQLISIYKVTPEQVAALHLRDITLEVLGQANEQLSLGDLTGNRFDIWIRDADPEDLDNRVVSVTEAAAIALPNYFGLQRFGVIRPLTHRIGEYILRGEYEQAVATYVGQAFPLENEVARRARTVYWDTRDPAAALSDLPVAMSFERSMLSYLQAHPGDYPGALRQLPPKLLSMFVSAFQSYLFNYALSHRLAAGHSLTGAVPGDRLIFANGRTDTATAASSAAISLHLARGRCSIALFMPGRDAAGAPAGDEATQAMLADLGINQDHFRRASEFVQTKFDGAWRPIALRTPVETVVKDRDLRLRFTLPPGHYATTVCREYMKADPVRMI; encoded by the coding sequence ATGAGAGAAAGTCCGTATCCGCTCGAACGCGAGCTCGGGATGCAGTTTTATGCGACCGACACCCCCGGTACCGGCGGGACGCTGCGCACCGTGCCGGACGATTTTATCGTAGATGAAATACCCCTTGAGAAAAAAGGCAGCCCCTCCGGCCCGTACCTGATCTGCCGGCTCACAAAGACCAGCTGGGAACTCCAGCATGCGGTAAAGGAGATAGCAAAAAGGCTCAATATCAGCCACCGGCGGATAGGCTGGGCCGGGACCAAGGACAGAAACGCCCGGACCACGCAACTGATCTCGATCTACAAAGTGACCCCGGAACAGGTTGCTGCATTGCACCTCAGGGATATCACCCTTGAAGTGCTCGGGCAGGCAAACGAGCAGCTCTCGCTGGGTGATCTCACCGGAAACCGGTTTGATATCTGGATCCGGGATGCAGACCCGGAAGATTTGGATAACCGGGTTGTATCTGTTACCGAAGCTGCGGCCATTGCCCTGCCCAACTACTTCGGGCTCCAGCGCTTTGGCGTGATCCGTCCCCTTACCCACCGGATCGGCGAATATATCCTCCGCGGCGAATACGAGCAGGCAGTGGCAACCTATGTGGGCCAGGCATTCCCTCTCGAAAACGAGGTGGCACGCAGGGCCCGGACCGTTTATTGGGACACAAGGGACCCGGCAGCTGCCCTCAGTGACCTTCCTGTTGCGATGTCCTTTGAGCGATCCATGCTATCGTATCTCCAGGCCCATCCCGGCGATTATCCCGGGGCACTCCGGCAGCTCCCCCCAAAGCTCCTCTCCATGTTTGTCTCCGCGTTCCAGTCGTACCTCTTTAACTATGCCCTCTCGCACCGCCTTGCTGCCGGCCATAGCCTTACCGGGGCCGTACCCGGCGACCGGCTCATCTTTGCCAACGGTCGGACCGATACCGCAACTGCCGCCAGCAGTGCAGCGATCTCCCTTCACCTTGCCCGGGGGCGCTGCTCGATTGCTCTCTTTATGCCGGGCAGAGACGCGGCGGGAGCTCCTGCTGGTGACGAGGCTACGCAGGCAATGCTTGCCGACCTCGGGATAAATCAGGATCATTTCCGCCGGGCCTCGGAGTTCGTGCAGACCAAATTTGACGGGGCATGGCGCCCGATAGCGCTCCGTACTCCCGTCGAGACCGTCGTGAAGGACAGGGATCTCCGGCTCCGGTTTACCCTACCCCCGGGCCATTACGCCACAACCGTCTGCCGGGAATACATGAAAGCAGACCCTGTCCGTATGATCTGA
- the sppA gene encoding signal peptide peptidase SppA — protein MEIPAIYPAMTTPAPAPRPGLKWLLIIIGGLFLVIVIFGAVYLLSDTQHAGVKVIRMEGTLDTGDFIADDSVGSEYVGNQLRDAADDPMVDAIVLRVDSPGGSPAAAEEIIGDLEYAKTKKPVVVSMGSMATSAAYYVSAHANEIYADPDTLTGAVGVIWTFSDISDWMKQEGYNVTVVKSGDFKDMGADSHALTPAEQAYAQQIVNESFQEFINDVTTQRMIAKSDIEDGRVIRGADAIKINLVDKLGNLNDAIEGAQDLADARSQQSANQLLRLPFSNAS, from the coding sequence ATGGAAATCCCAGCAATTTACCCTGCAATGACTACACCGGCTCCCGCACCGCGGCCCGGACTGAAGTGGCTTTTGATCATTATTGGCGGTCTGTTTCTCGTGATCGTGATCTTCGGAGCCGTGTATCTCCTCTCCGACACCCAGCATGCCGGCGTAAAGGTCATCCGGATGGAGGGAACGCTTGATACCGGCGATTTTATTGCCGACGACAGCGTGGGAAGCGAATACGTGGGCAACCAGCTGCGGGATGCCGCAGATGATCCGATGGTAGACGCCATCGTGCTGCGCGTGGACAGCCCGGGAGGTTCCCCGGCAGCAGCCGAGGAGATTATCGGGGATCTCGAGTACGCAAAGACAAAGAAACCGGTTGTGGTCTCCATGGGGAGCATGGCCACTTCCGCGGCTTATTATGTAAGCGCCCATGCTAACGAGATCTATGCGGACCCCGATACCCTGACCGGTGCGGTCGGCGTTATCTGGACGTTCTCGGATATCAGCGACTGGATGAAACAGGAAGGATACAACGTGACGGTGGTCAAATCCGGGGACTTCAAGGATATGGGGGCGGATTCCCATGCGCTCACTCCTGCCGAACAGGCATATGCACAGCAGATCGTAAATGAGAGTTTCCAGGAGTTCATTAACGATGTAACCACGCAGAGGATGATCGCAAAGTCAGACATTGAGGATGGTCGGGTGATCCGGGGTGCCGATGCGATAAAGATCAATCTGGTGGACAAACTGGGCAATCTTAACGATGCAATTGAGGGTGCACAGGATCTGGCCGATGCCCGCAGCCAGCAGTCTGCAAATCAGCTCCTCAGGCTACCGTTCTCCAACGCTTCCTGA
- a CDS encoding dihydrofolate reductase family protein → MAAAPVRPHVLMMSEITADGKLTLKKGASSKILMKYMAHETEILLHETRAAYDAIMVGANTIRIDNSFLTVRLVPGKSPLRVIPCSMADIPLDANVLGPDAPTLIAVSEKAPKDRVEAIRAKGVNVAVAGKDHVELSLLMQILHDKYGVKKLMIEGGPTLNWHMLHDKLVDEIRLIHLPFIVGGSDTPSLVGGMHINTEDEMIRLNLKKYYMCGSNLVSEFDVLYS, encoded by the coding sequence ATGGCAGCTGCACCGGTCCGCCCGCACGTGTTGATGATGTCTGAGATCACCGCTGACGGCAAACTTACCTTGAAAAAGGGCGCCTCAAGCAAGATCCTTATGAAGTACATGGCGCATGAGACCGAAATTTTGCTCCACGAGACCCGGGCTGCCTACGATGCGATCATGGTCGGGGCAAACACGATCCGGATCGATAATTCCTTTTTGACCGTCCGCCTTGTCCCGGGCAAGAGCCCGCTCCGGGTAATCCCGTGCAGCATGGCCGATATCCCGCTTGACGCAAACGTGCTTGGCCCCGATGCGCCGACACTGATAGCCGTTTCAGAAAAAGCCCCTAAAGACCGGGTCGAAGCGATCCGGGCAAAAGGTGTAAACGTGGCAGTTGCCGGGAAAGATCATGTCGAGCTCTCCCTCCTCATGCAGATCCTGCATGACAAATATGGAGTAAAGAAACTCATGATCGAAGGCGGACCCACGCTCAACTGGCACATGCTCCACGACAAGCTGGTTGACGAGATCCGGCTCATCCACCTCCCGTTTATCGTGGGCGGATCGGATACACCGTCCCTGGTTGGCGGAATGCATATCAACACAGAGGATGAGATGATCCGGCTGAATCTTAAGAAATACTATATGTGCGGCAGCAACCTTGTCTCCGAGTTTGATGTGCTGTACTCCTGA
- a CDS encoding CDP-alcohol phosphatidyltransferase family protein, translating into MNITALRPRFKRYLEPVAGVFVRCGITPNQCSFLALVAGIAAAVLFMERWFLVGSLFLLLSALFDLIDGSIARQTNSHTNFGAVFDWIVDKYVDALVILGVGLSGIAIVSGFLPVSQTADFAIVGLAITGSLMNTFVKPVVYAEIGYREKVEGKIDDPLEGVGFFGRPETFLVLILGGVTGFIWISVILIAVCTNLSAIQRILYLYKTLS; encoded by the coding sequence ATGAACATTACCGCCCTCCGGCCCAGGTTCAAGCGGTACCTGGAGCCGGTTGCCGGGGTATTTGTCCGGTGCGGGATCACCCCCAACCAGTGCTCGTTTCTTGCCCTTGTTGCCGGGATCGCAGCCGCAGTGCTCTTTATGGAGCGGTGGTTCCTGGTCGGGAGCCTGTTTCTGCTCCTGTCGGCGCTCTTCGATCTCATCGATGGCAGCATCGCACGACAGACCAATTCCCACACAAACTTCGGTGCTGTCTTTGACTGGATCGTGGACAAGTACGTGGATGCGCTGGTGATCCTGGGAGTGGGTCTCTCGGGGATAGCCATTGTGAGCGGATTTTTGCCGGTCTCGCAGACTGCAGACTTTGCCATCGTCGGGCTTGCCATCACCGGTTCCCTGATGAACACATTTGTTAAACCGGTGGTGTACGCGGAGATCGGGTACCGCGAGAAGGTGGAAGGGAAGATCGATGACCCGCTCGAAGGGGTCGGGTTCTTTGGCCGCCCTGAGACCTTCCTCGTGCTGATCTTAGGGGGAGTTACCGGATTTATCTGGATTTCCGTTATCCTGATCGCGGTCTGCACCAACCTCTCGGCCATCCAGCGGATCCTGTACCTGTACAAAACCCTGTCCTGA
- the artA gene encoding archaeosortase A: MIEYLVLISCLGFLAFLIPGPHRKYAAIIGWVFIVAYLFFDLPEYFSENNILYPIMAVLSIPFLYITIKYLLAGNTEVFHLSRAAAVAFLIYAPFTYIPDVGNLLITGVVTEVVWLLHVFNYPVTLDAWNIIAQNGFRVEIILACTGIQSIAIMLGVAAAVPTTLRQKVFAFLLVAPTIYILNLFRNVFVIMAYTGQWFPYWSDVASNGEYGYESFFWAHNVIAELLALVALILIAYGLFVLIPQLGNFADDLYQLYYGEIVHDFDRIRGKGPQNPVPAPVPEAAPASKPAGQDDDNRPPQE; this comes from the coding sequence ATGATCGAGTATCTCGTCCTGATCTCCTGCCTTGGATTTCTGGCTTTCCTGATACCCGGTCCCCACCGGAAATATGCCGCTATCATCGGCTGGGTCTTTATCGTCGCTTACCTTTTTTTCGACCTGCCCGAATACTTCTCCGAGAACAATATTCTCTACCCCATCATGGCGGTACTCTCGATCCCGTTCCTCTATATCACGATAAAATACCTGCTTGCCGGTAACACCGAGGTCTTCCACCTCTCCCGGGCTGCAGCGGTGGCTTTTTTGATCTATGCCCCGTTCACATACATTCCTGATGTGGGAAACCTGCTTATTACAGGAGTGGTAACCGAGGTCGTCTGGCTGCTACATGTCTTCAACTACCCGGTCACGCTCGATGCCTGGAACATCATCGCGCAGAACGGCTTCCGGGTCGAGATCATCCTTGCCTGCACCGGCATCCAGAGCATTGCGATCATGCTCGGTGTCGCAGCCGCTGTCCCAACAACGCTCCGGCAGAAGGTATTCGCATTCCTGCTCGTTGCCCCAACCATCTACATCCTCAACCTGTTCCGGAATGTTTTTGTGATCATGGCCTACACCGGCCAGTGGTTCCCGTACTGGTCTGATGTTGCCAGCAATGGAGAATACGGGTACGAGAGTTTCTTCTGGGCGCACAACGTGATCGCCGAGCTCCTTGCCCTTGTCGCCTTGATCCTGATAGCGTACGGCCTTTTTGTCCTCATCCCCCAGCTCGGGAACTTTGCCGACGATCTGTACCAACTTTATTATGGCGAGATTGTACACGACTTTGACCGGATCCGTGGGAAGGGGCCGCAGAATCCTGTACCCGCACCGGTTCCCGAAGCTGCGCCCGCATCGAAACCTGCCGGGCAGGATGACGATAACCGGCCCCCGCAGGAATAG
- a CDS encoding transcription factor S encodes MFCPECKSLLMSSGGQLKCRKCGYIRKIESNDKMTMERKRTENEITIVDDEDEKVNTMPTIQIKCPKCENNLAFWWLRQLRAADESEVRFFRCTECGHTWRQYD; translated from the coding sequence ATGTTTTGTCCGGAATGTAAAAGTCTGCTGATGTCCTCGGGTGGCCAGCTCAAGTGCCGCAAGTGCGGGTATATCAGGAAGATCGAGTCCAATGACAAGATGACCATGGAGCGCAAGCGCACGGAGAACGAAATCACCATCGTGGACGATGAGGACGAAAAAGTAAACACCATGCCCACGATCCAGATCAAGTGCCCCAAGTGTGAGAACAACCTTGCCTTCTGGTGGCTCCGCCAGCTCCGGGCCGCTGATGAAAGCGAGGTGCGGTTCTTCCGGTGCACCGAGTGCGGCCACACCTGGCGCCAGTATGATTAA
- a CDS encoding response regulator produces the protein MRPPLKIFYMEDDSQLADLLDCRLKKLGYDVCGHADNAGAAVDGIRTSEPDIALLDIELQGRNEGIAVGDYLLNNTDIPFVYMTGHDESEILEQARRTVPDGFLLKPFDERQLRVAVEMAMRKD, from the coding sequence ATGAGACCTCCGCTTAAGATCTTCTATATGGAAGATGACAGTCAGCTGGCAGATCTCCTGGACTGCCGGTTAAAGAAACTCGGATACGATGTCTGCGGGCATGCGGATAATGCCGGGGCAGCGGTGGACGGGATCCGGACAAGTGAACCCGACATCGCCCTGCTCGATATCGAGCTCCAGGGGAGAAACGAGGGAATTGCGGTGGGCGATTACCTCCTCAACAACACCGATATCCCGTTTGTGTACATGACCGGCCATGACGAATCTGAGATCCTTGAACAGGCTCGACGGACCGTCCCTGACGGGTTCCTCCTCAAGCCGTTTGACGAACGGCAGCTCCGGGTCGCAGTTGAGATGGCCATGAGAAAGGACTGA
- a CDS encoding acetate--CoA ligase family protein, whose amino-acid sequence MTQKMLSEAEGYDILRKYDIPVPAYQIVKNGEDAAIAAEKMGCPVVMKIISPQIVHKSDAGGVMVGIGSRKAALGAFTRIIDNAKAYNADAEIDGVMVEQQAEPGLELIIGGRTDPAFGKVITFGMGGTMVELMKDVTLRILPVTEDEIRQMVKEINAYPLIAGYRGSKPRDEETLVKIIGDVSRFFLENEHIVEFDINPLRLYESGACAVDARVIVTDTVHQAVKKEHPPVPLEYFTPRSIAVIGASQDSSKMGYAVMHNLLHFPGQLYPVNNKRPEIQGLKAYPTISAIPAPVDMAVITVPAVNVPAVVEECGAKGVSMVVIITAGFKEMGPEGKALEDRVVQIAKGHGIRIIGPNCLGLIVPPRGIDTTYVHQSPKPGNIAFLSQSGAIINTVVDWSLAQNIGFSNVISVGNQCDLDFIDYLRYVEKDPKTKAIIMYIEQINDGKTFMEVVSEVAQSKPVIAIKSGSSRRGSAAASSHTGSLSGSYEVYMEAFRKSGVIAVHTLTGAFLAARMLAHPKRYPKGKRAVVVTNAGGFAVLSSDYAERYGIELIDLPREVIDELNEFLPEFWNKGNPIDLLGDATEKRFEKTFEVLTRHGDLWDMAFIVDFPNLVLTSEQLARQILKFSEKTENRVIVTMLGGDSLNVGREMLKEHDIPSFEELDFTYRVMGRVLWQKFRVKAPGLL is encoded by the coding sequence TTGACCCAGAAGATGCTCTCTGAAGCAGAAGGATACGACATTTTGCGGAAATACGACATTCCGGTCCCGGCGTACCAGATCGTCAAGAATGGCGAGGATGCTGCGATCGCGGCCGAGAAGATGGGATGCCCGGTGGTGATGAAGATCATCTCCCCGCAGATCGTCCACAAGAGCGATGCCGGCGGTGTGATGGTCGGTATCGGGAGCAGGAAAGCAGCGCTTGGCGCATTCACCAGAATCATCGATAACGCCAAGGCATACAATGCCGATGCAGAAATCGACGGCGTTATGGTCGAGCAGCAGGCAGAGCCCGGTCTCGAACTGATCATTGGCGGGCGGACGGACCCGGCCTTTGGCAAGGTGATCACCTTTGGCATGGGCGGCACGATGGTCGAGCTCATGAAGGATGTGACGCTCCGGATCCTGCCGGTAACCGAGGATGAGATCAGGCAGATGGTAAAAGAGATCAATGCCTACCCGCTCATTGCCGGGTACCGCGGATCCAAGCCCCGCGATGAGGAGACCCTGGTAAAGATTATCGGAGATGTCAGCCGGTTCTTCCTTGAGAACGAACACATCGTTGAGTTCGATATCAACCCGCTTCGGCTGTACGAATCCGGCGCCTGTGCGGTGGATGCCCGCGTGATCGTAACCGACACCGTTCACCAGGCAGTAAAAAAGGAACATCCTCCGGTGCCTTTAGAATATTTTACCCCCCGTTCTATTGCCGTGATCGGTGCATCCCAGGACTCCTCCAAGATGGGGTACGCGGTCATGCATAACCTCCTGCACTTCCCGGGGCAGCTTTACCCGGTCAATAACAAGCGCCCGGAGATCCAGGGGCTCAAGGCATATCCCACGATCTCGGCGATCCCGGCGCCGGTTGACATGGCCGTCATCACGGTACCTGCCGTCAATGTGCCTGCCGTAGTTGAAGAGTGCGGGGCAAAGGGAGTCTCCATGGTCGTTATTATCACAGCCGGCTTTAAGGAGATGGGCCCAGAGGGTAAAGCGCTCGAGGACCGTGTCGTGCAGATCGCAAAAGGCCACGGGATCCGGATCATCGGCCCCAACTGCCTTGGCCTGATCGTCCCGCCCAGAGGTATTGATACCACCTACGTCCACCAGTCGCCAAAGCCGGGCAATATCGCATTCCTCTCCCAGAGCGGTGCCATCATCAACACGGTCGTTGACTGGAGCCTCGCCCAGAACATCGGGTTCTCAAACGTCATCTCAGTGGGCAACCAGTGCGACCTCGACTTCATCGATTACCTCCGGTATGTAGAGAAAGATCCGAAAACGAAAGCCATCATCATGTACATTGAGCAGATCAACGACGGCAAGACATTTATGGAAGTCGTATCCGAGGTTGCGCAGTCCAAGCCCGTGATTGCCATCAAGTCCGGGTCGTCCCGCCGCGGCTCAGCCGCAGCCTCTTCGCACACCGGCTCACTCTCCGGTTCGTACGAAGTGTACATGGAAGCGTTCCGCAAGTCAGGAGTTATCGCGGTCCACACGCTCACTGGTGCATTCCTTGCGGCACGGATGCTCGCCCATCCCAAACGCTACCCCAAGGGCAAGCGTGCGGTCGTTGTCACTAACGCTGGCGGCTTTGCCGTGCTCTCCTCAGACTATGCGGAGCGGTACGGGATCGAGCTCATCGATCTCCCAAGGGAAGTTATCGACGAACTTAACGAGTTTTTGCCCGAGTTCTGGAACAAGGGCAACCCCATCGATCTTCTGGGCGATGCGACCGAGAAGCGTTTCGAGAAAACCTTCGAGGTGCTCACCAGGCACGGGGATCTCTGGGACATGGCCTTTATCGTGGACTTCCCAAACCTTGTGCTGACCTCAGAGCAGCTGGCCCGGCAGATCCTCAAGTTCTCCGAAAAAACCGAGAACCGGGTGATTGTAACCATGCTTGGCGGCGATTCGCTCAACGTGGGCCGGGAGATGTTAAAAGAGCACGATATCCCCAGTTTCGAAGAGCTGGACTTCACCTACCGTGTCATGGGCCGTGTGCTCTGGCAGAAGTTCAGGGTCAAGGCACCGGGGCTGCTCTGA